A stretch of the Cucurbita pepo subsp. pepo cultivar mu-cu-16 chromosome LG16, ASM280686v2, whole genome shotgun sequence genome encodes the following:
- the LOC111776836 gene encoding dof zinc finger protein DOF2.4-like, with protein sequence MAHSSLPIFLDPPNWQQPPSTNDNHQDPRQLPAFLPPPPPPPPSTAAQGGGIRPGSMAYRARLAMLPQPEALKCPRCDSTNTKFCYFNNYSLSQPRHFCKACRRYWTRGGALRNVPVGGGFRKNKKKKKSNPPKSPTASQPEMGNSRPIMSRSCNIESSSTMSHFPPSFPSLHHHISRFGAAANSSAVNFAGIHMNSGREMEQWQRSQQQQPFFVAGLEPPAATATAFPQNFQTEGNNNNNSFGGNHLSQSGGLQYNCHQQLQNVTPFSRIPMKNEEQGILSNLLRQDQNGEFWGGDHQNSWTDLSALSSSSSSHLL encoded by the exons ATGGCTCACTCTTCCCTTCCAATCTTCTTAGATCCTCCAAATTGGCAACAG CCACCTTCAACAAATGATAATCATCAAGACCCACGTCAACTTCCGGCGTTTttaccaccgccgccgccgcctccgccgTCTACGGCAGCTCAAGGAGGCGGAATTCGGCCGGGTTCTATGGCGTATAGAGCGCGGTTGGCGATGTTACCGCAGCCGGAGGCACTGAAATGCCCTCGTTGTGATTCTACAAACACTAAATTTTGCTATTTCAATAATTACAGCCTTTCTCAGCCGCGCCACTTCTGTAAAGCCTGTCGCCGGTACTGGACCCGCGGCGGCGCTCTTAGAAATGTCCCCGTCGGTGGAGGGTTTCgtaagaacaagaagaagaagaaatctaaCCCTCCTAAGTCCCCCACTGCCTCTCAACCTGAAATGG GTAATTCGAGACCAATAATGTCAAGGAGCTGCAACATTGAGAGCAGCAGTACAATGAGCCATTTCCCACCGTCATTTCCATCTCTCCACCACCATATTTCCCGTTTTGGAGCTGCTGCAAACAGCTCAGCCGTGAACTTCGCCGGAATTCACATGAATTCCGGCAGGGAAATGGAGCAATGGCAGCGATCTCAACAACAGCAGCCATTCTTCGTCGCTGGACTCGAACCCCCagccgccaccgccaccgcatTCCCACAAAACTTCCAAACAgaaggcaacaacaacaacaacagcttCGGCGGTAACCACCTATCACAATCTGGTGGCTTACAGTATAACTGTCATCAACAGCTTCAGAATGTGACACCCTTTTCGAGGATTCcgatgaaaaatgaagaacaaggaATATTATCAAACTTGTTACGACAAGATCAAAACGGGGAGTTTTGGGGAGGTGACCATCAAAATTCATGGACGGATTTGTCGGCGCTTAGCTCTTCTTCAAGCAGCCATCTTTTGtaa
- the LOC111776804 gene encoding U-box domain-containing protein 13-like: MEEENNGGFFRSLIDLVNDVALISDYRYAVRKQYCNLARRLKLLIPMFEEMRDMKQALPDNTVGALVSLKKAMESTKELLRLGTEGSKIYLALEREQLLNQFQELSARLEQALNEISHVDLDISDEVKEQVELVLSQFKRARGRNDAQDVELYSNLHTLYNNSKDLATDPSILKGLAEKLQLMNVDDLTQESLALHEMVSASDGDPGGRFEKMSILLKKIKDFMLTENPEIGASSKEQSHPRTGRQATAGKKDISSLHIPEDFRCPISLDLMKDPVIVSTGQTYERTFIEKWLADGHSTCPKTQQVLTSKILTPNYVLRSLIAQWCEANGIEPPQRSSSSQPSEFTNPAERSKYEALLHKLTSANIEDKRSAAGEIRLLAKRNANNRVAIAEAGAIPLLVDLLSTTDPLTQEHAVTALLNLSICDNNKRSIMSCRAAPGIVHVLKWGSMEARENAAATLFSLSVVDEYKVMIGASGAIPPLIALLNEGTQRGKKDAATALFNLCFYQGNKVKAVRGGVVSILMQLLTESRIGMVDEALAILAILASNSEGRAAIGAAESVPTLVALIGTGSPRNRENAAAVLMHICTGDQRHIVEAKELGVISLLIDLAENGTDRGKRKATQLLDQINRFTEQQKEAEVQTRLLLPPPPPPTIGNVES; the protein is encoded by the exons atggaggaggagaacaatGGCGGCTTCTTTCGGAGTTTGATCGACTTGGTGAACGACGTAGCTTTGATCTCAGATTACAGGTACGCGGTCAGAAAGCAGTATTGTAATCTAGCTAGGCGACTGAAGCTGTTGATCCCAATGTTTGAGGAGATGAGGGATATGAAGCAGGCGCTGCCGGACAATACCGTGGGAGCTCTTGTTTCGTTGAAGAAAGCTATGGAATCTACCAAGGAGTTGCTTAGACTTGGGACGGAGGGGAGCAAGATTTATCTG GCCTTGGAGAGAGAGCAACTTTTGAATCAATTTCAAGAGTTGTCAGCAAGACTAGAGCAagctttgaatgaaatttcacATGTAGATCTTGACATATCTGATGAAGTTAAGGAGCAG GTTGAGCTTGTCCTCTCTCAATTCAAAAGAGCTAGAGGAAGGAATGATGCACAGGATGTCGAGCTGTATTCTAATCTCCACACTCTCTATAACAACAGCAAAGACTTAGCTACTGATCCTTCTATCTTGAAGGGACTGGCTGAAAAGTTGCAGTTGATGAACGTAGATGATCTTACTCAAGAGTCTCTTGCCTTGCATGAAATGGTTTCGGCCAGTGATGGAGATCCAGGGGGGAGATTTGAGAAAATGTCAATActattgaagaaaataaaagattttatgCTAACTGAAAACCCTGAAATTGGCGCTTCTTCTAAAGAACAAAGTCATCCTCGCACTGGTAGACAAGCGACTGCTGGTAAGAAAGATATATCGTCCCTTCACATACCTGAAGACTTTCGGTGCCCCATATCCCTGGATTTGATGAAAGATCCTGTTATTGTCTCCACCGGACAG ACCTATGAACGTACTTTCATTGAGAAGTGGCTGGCAGATGGACACTCGACATGCCCAAAAACTCAACAAGTCCTCACTAGCAAAATTCTTACACCAAATTATGTTTTACGCAGTCTCATAGCTCAATGGTGCGAGGCCAATGGAATTGAACCACCACAACGTTCCAGCAGTTCTCAGCCCAGTGAATTTACAAATCCTGCTGAACGCTCTAAGTATGAAGCTCTACTCCACAAACTCACATCAGCTAACATTGAAGACAAGCGATCTGCTGCGGGTGAGATTCGCCTTCTAGCCAAACGCAATGCAAATAATCGTGTAGCCATTGCTGAAGCTGGTGCAATCCCTCTCCTTGTTGACCTCCTTTCAACAACCGACCCCCTCACTCAAGAACATGCCGTGACAGCATTGCTTAACCTTTCAATTTGTGACAATAATAAGAGAAGTATCATGTCCTGTAGGGCAGCGCCTGGCATAGTCCATGTGCTGAAGTGGGGGAGTATGGAAGCACGTGAAAATGCTGCAGCCACTCTTTTCAGCCTTTCTGTTGTAGATGAATATAAAGTAATGATTGGCGCATCAGGAGCCATTCCACCACTTATTGCACTGCTCAATGAAGGTACTCAGAGGGGGAAGAAGGACGCTGCAACCGCTCTTTTCAACTTATGTTTCTACCAAGGGAACAAAGTAAAGGCAGTCAGGGGTGGTGTTGTTTCCATATTGATGCAGCTGTTGACAGAATCTAGAATAGGGATGGTAGATGAGGCCCTGGCTATTCTAGCCATACTGGCCAGCAATTCCGAAGGTCGGGCTGCCATTGGCGCTGCCGAATCCGTCCCCACTTTAGTAGCTCTCATTGGAACAGGATCCCCTAGGAACAGAGAAAATGCAGCTGCAGTTTTGATGCATATTTGCACCGGAGACCAACGGCATATCGTGGAAGCAAAGGAGCTCGGAGTGATTAGTTTGCTTATAGATTTGGCTGAAAATGGCACAGATAGAGGTAAGCGAAAAGCAACACAATTGCTTGACCAAATAAACAGGTTTACTGAGCAGCAGAAAGAGGCTGAGGTTCAGACCCGGCTGTTGCTACCACCACCGCCACCTCCCACAATCGGAAACGTCGAAAGCTAA